Proteins from a genomic interval of Providencia stuartii:
- the ghrA gene encoding glyoxylate/hydroxypyruvate reductase GhrA translates to MNILFYHPFFDASEWIDGMKARLPQANIRQWVRGDKQSADYAMVWLPPYECLAGRKDLKGIFALGAGVDAILKQEHENLGTLPAGVPLMRLEDTGMAQQMEEYAMAKVLYYFRRMDEYRQFQSQRQWKPLPANRHEEFVVGVMGAGALGQAVAKRLVEFGFHVRTWSRSEKQIHKVKSYYGQDQLSRFLQGTRVIINLLPSTAQTVGILNQSLFSQLQKNAYIINLARGSHLVEQDLLAALDSGQVAGASLDVFASEPLPQMHPFWTHPRVAITPHIAAITLPKEAMDMISSNIQRIENGQEPVGVVDMQRGY, encoded by the coding sequence ATGAATATTCTATTTTATCATCCATTTTTTGATGCCAGTGAGTGGATAGACGGCATGAAAGCAAGACTTCCACAAGCCAATATTCGTCAGTGGGTTAGAGGCGATAAGCAAAGTGCCGATTATGCTATGGTTTGGCTACCTCCTTATGAGTGCCTAGCAGGCCGAAAAGATCTTAAAGGCATATTTGCCCTTGGTGCGGGGGTTGATGCTATTTTAAAACAAGAGCATGAGAACCTTGGCACTTTACCCGCTGGCGTTCCATTAATGCGCTTAGAAGACACAGGTATGGCACAACAGATGGAAGAATACGCAATGGCGAAAGTGCTGTATTACTTCCGTCGCATGGATGAATACCGTCAATTTCAATCACAGCGCCAATGGAAACCTCTTCCTGCCAATCGACACGAAGAGTTTGTGGTGGGAGTCATGGGAGCAGGGGCCTTAGGGCAAGCCGTCGCCAAAAGACTGGTAGAGTTTGGTTTTCATGTGAGAACTTGGAGCCGAAGCGAAAAACAAATTCATAAAGTGAAAAGTTATTATGGGCAGGATCAATTAAGTCGCTTCTTGCAGGGCACTCGGGTAATAATCAATTTACTGCCGAGTACAGCACAAACCGTCGGTATTTTAAATCAAAGCTTATTTAGTCAGTTACAAAAAAATGCCTATATTATTAACTTGGCTCGAGGCTCTCACCTAGTTGAGCAAGATCTGCTGGCAGCACTTGACTCAGGTCAGGTTGCGGGTGCTTCTTTAGATGTATTTGCCAGTGAACCATTACCTCAGATGCACCCTTTTTGGACCCACCCACGTGTGGCGATAACCCCTCATATTGCTGCTATTACTTTACCGAAAGAAGCGATGGATATGATCAGTAGCAATATTCAACGAATTGAAAATGGACAAGAACCTGTTGGTGTTGTTGATATGCAGCGGGGGTATTAA
- the mdtH gene encoding multidrug efflux MFS transporter MdtH yields the protein MAQVSQARSLGKYFLLLDNMLVVLGFFVVFPLISIRFVDQLGWAAVIVGFALGLRQFVQQGLGIFGGAIADRFGAKPMIVIGMLLRACGFALMAIAHDPWVLWLSCILSALGGTLFDPPRTALVIKLTRPYERGRFYSLLLMQDSAGAVIGALIGSWLLQYDFHYVCWAGAFVFVVAAICNAWLLPAYRISTVRTPIKEGMGRVLKDKRFVTYVVTLAGYFMLSVQVMLMFPIVVNELAGTPTAVKWMYAIEAMISLTLLYPIARWSEKHFRLEQRLMAGLFLMSLSMFPIGMTSSLQVLFGLICLFYLGTVTADPARETLSASLADPRARGSYMGFSRLGLALGGAVGYTGGGWMYDIGHQWNVPQLPWFLLGTIGFITLWALHKQFNRKKIESTMLSG from the coding sequence ATGGCGCAGGTATCACAGGCGAGAAGTCTGGGTAAATATTTTTTACTCCTAGACAATATGTTGGTTGTTCTAGGTTTTTTTGTCGTGTTTCCATTAATTTCCATCCGTTTTGTTGACCAATTAGGTTGGGCGGCAGTCATTGTCGGCTTTGCACTCGGTCTTAGGCAATTTGTGCAACAGGGTTTAGGCATTTTTGGTGGCGCTATTGCAGACCGTTTTGGTGCCAAACCAATGATTGTCATAGGCATGTTACTGAGAGCTTGTGGTTTTGCATTAATGGCAATCGCTCATGACCCATGGGTGCTGTGGCTATCCTGCATACTATCCGCATTAGGTGGCACCTTATTTGACCCTCCCAGAACGGCATTGGTTATCAAATTAACCCGTCCCTATGAGCGTGGCCGTTTTTATTCGCTACTTTTGATGCAAGATAGTGCTGGTGCAGTGATCGGCGCACTGATTGGCAGCTGGCTACTCCAATATGACTTCCATTATGTCTGTTGGGCGGGTGCCTTCGTCTTCGTGGTTGCCGCAATCTGCAATGCTTGGTTATTACCGGCTTATCGTATTTCAACGGTTCGAACACCAATCAAAGAAGGCATGGGGCGTGTTCTTAAAGATAAACGCTTTGTCACCTATGTTGTTACCCTCGCCGGTTATTTTATGTTATCCGTACAAGTGATGTTGATGTTTCCCATCGTTGTTAATGAGCTGGCAGGTACCCCAACCGCAGTAAAATGGATGTATGCGATTGAAGCGATGATTTCATTAACGTTGCTTTATCCTATCGCTCGTTGGAGTGAAAAGCATTTTCGACTCGAGCAACGTTTGATGGCAGGACTCTTTTTAATGAGTTTAAGCATGTTCCCGATTGGCATGACAAGCTCATTACAGGTTCTTTTTGGGTTAATTTGTTTATTCTATTTAGGCACGGTGACCGCAGATCCTGCAAGGGAAACGCTAAGTGCTTCACTGGCTGATCCCCGTGCCCGCGGCAGCTATATGGGGTTTAGTCGCTTGGGATTGGCCTTAGGTGGCGCAGTTGGTTACACTGGTGGCGGCTGGATGTACGATATCGGTCATCAATGGAATGTACCACAACTACCTTGGTTCTTATTAGGAACGATTGGATTTATTACCCTGTGGGCACTGCATAAACAGTTTAACCGCAAAAAAATTGAATCCACCATGCTAAGTGGCTAA
- a CDS encoding TorD/DmsD family molecular chaperone — translation MNEFSIVCRILGTLFQRAPDDSVVKPLLDMIAQDKLKASWPLEQDELWARMAKSVDMKAIVADYQALFTGETPAVSVFAHDYDEEIAEAEIREFLVERGMTLTAGRVDAFGALLLAASWLEDQAAEDEIAAQIELFDSFILSWYGAFLGKMEAHATTAFYRTLAQIARDAVIALRDELESE, via the coding sequence ATGAACGAATTTTCGATCGTTTGTCGTATTCTAGGAACGCTTTTTCAACGTGCTCCTGATGATAGCGTGGTTAAGCCACTACTGGATATGATCGCTCAAGATAAACTGAAAGCATCATGGCCATTAGAGCAGGATGAGTTGTGGGCACGTATGGCCAAATCGGTTGATATGAAAGCTATCGTTGCTGACTATCAAGCTTTATTTACTGGTGAAACACCGGCAGTTTCAGTATTCGCTCATGATTATGATGAAGAAATAGCAGAAGCCGAAATTCGTGAATTTCTTGTTGAAAGAGGAATGACACTCACTGCTGGCCGAGTCGATGCGTTTGGTGCGTTGCTATTGGCGGCATCGTGGTTGGAAGATCAAGCGGCAGAAGATGAAATAGCAGCCCAAATTGAGTTATTTGATAGCTTTATCTTGAGCTGGTATGGGGCATTTTTGGGAAAAATGGAAGCACATGCAACAACCGCGTTTTATCGTACATTAGCTCAAATTGCTCGTGATGCAGTTATTGCACTGCGTGACGAATTAGAATCAGAGTGA
- the argS gene encoding arginine--tRNA ligase, whose protein sequence is MNIQAILSDKISAAMQAAGAPEGSDALVRQSAKAQFGDYQANGVMGAAKKMGINPRQLAEQVVSHLDLEGIASKIDIAGPGFINIFLEPNWITTQAEHALSSDHLGLSPVKSETIVIDYSAPNVAKQMHVGHLRSTIIGDAAARTLEFLGHKVIRANHVGDWGTQFGMLIAYLEKMQNENASDMALADLEEFYREAKQHYDSDEAFAERARGYVVKLQSGDEYCRKMWRKLVDITMQQNQQTYHRLNVTLTEDDVMGESLYNDMLPGIVADLKAKGLAVESEGATVVYLDEFKNKEGEPMGVIIQKKDGGFLYTTTDIACAKYRHEVLHADRALYYIDSRQHQHLMQAWTIVRKAGYIPESMSLEHHMFGMMLGKDGKPFKTRSGGTVRLSDLLDEAIERAQILIRAKNPDMPEDELNNVANVVGIGAVKYADLSKSRTTDYIFDWDNMLAFEGNTAPYMQYAYTRVASIFKKANITQADLTQPMALQDPRELALATRLMQFEETILMVARDGTPHVMCAYLYDLAGLFSSFYEHCPILTAENDAQRQSRLKLALLTQKTLKAGLDTLGIETVERM, encoded by the coding sequence GTGAATATTCAGGCTATTCTTTCAGATAAAATCAGTGCTGCAATGCAGGCAGCGGGAGCCCCAGAAGGCAGTGATGCACTTGTGCGTCAATCAGCAAAAGCCCAATTTGGTGACTATCAAGCAAATGGTGTCATGGGCGCAGCGAAAAAAATGGGCATCAATCCCCGACAACTGGCCGAGCAAGTTGTCAGCCATTTAGATCTTGAAGGTATTGCAAGCAAAATAGACATTGCTGGGCCGGGTTTCATCAATATCTTTCTTGAGCCAAACTGGATCACGACCCAAGCTGAACACGCATTGAGCAGTGACCACCTTGGCTTATCACCCGTGAAATCTGAAACGATAGTTATCGACTACTCTGCCCCGAACGTCGCTAAACAAATGCACGTGGGCCATTTACGTTCAACGATTATCGGTGATGCTGCTGCCCGTACCTTAGAGTTTTTAGGTCATAAAGTGATCCGCGCTAACCACGTAGGTGACTGGGGTACCCAATTTGGTATGCTCATTGCTTATCTTGAAAAGATGCAAAATGAAAATGCCAGTGACATGGCACTGGCTGATCTCGAAGAGTTTTACCGCGAAGCGAAACAGCATTATGACTCAGATGAGGCTTTTGCCGAACGTGCGCGCGGTTATGTGGTGAAACTGCAATCAGGTGATGAGTATTGCCGCAAAATGTGGCGTAAATTGGTTGATATCACCATGCAACAAAATCAGCAAACCTATCATCGCCTCAATGTTACTTTGACTGAAGATGATGTGATGGGTGAAAGTCTCTATAACGATATGTTGCCAGGGATTGTTGCGGATCTTAAAGCCAAAGGCTTAGCGGTTGAAAGCGAAGGAGCCACCGTCGTTTACCTTGATGAATTTAAAAACAAGGAAGGCGAACCAATGGGTGTCATCATCCAGAAAAAAGACGGCGGTTTTTTATATACAACAACCGATATTGCTTGTGCTAAATATCGCCACGAGGTTCTGCATGCAGATCGTGCTCTTTACTATATTGACTCACGTCAGCATCAACACTTGATGCAAGCTTGGACCATTGTTCGTAAAGCTGGCTATATTCCTGAGTCTATGTCACTTGAACACCATATGTTCGGGATGATGTTAGGTAAAGATGGCAAACCTTTCAAAACACGTTCTGGTGGCACCGTTCGCCTTTCTGATTTATTAGATGAAGCGATCGAACGCGCGCAAATTCTAATCCGTGCTAAAAATCCTGATATGCCCGAAGATGAGCTTAATAATGTTGCTAATGTTGTTGGTATTGGTGCCGTTAAATATGCGGATCTATCAAAAAGCCGTACAACAGACTACATTTTTGATTGGGATAACATGCTCGCTTTCGAGGGAAATACCGCGCCATATATGCAATATGCCTACACCCGTGTCGCCTCAATCTTCAAAAAAGCCAACATCACACAAGCTGATCTGACTCAGCCAATGGCGTTACAAGATCCTCGTGAACTCGCACTTGCTACTCGTCTCATGCAGTTTGAAGAAACAATATTGATGGTAGCACGTGATGGTACGCCTCATGTCATGTGTGCTTATCTGTATGATTTAGCAGGTCTGTTCTCTAGTTTCTACGAGCACTGCCCTATTTTAACTGCTGAAAACGATGCACAACGTCAAAGCCGTTTAAAACTCGCACTATTAACTCAAAAAACCTTGAAAGCGGGCTTAGATACATTAGGCATCGAAACTGTCGAACGCATGTAA
- the rimJ gene encoding ribosomal protein S5-alanine N-acetyltransferase, whose translation MFGYRTNEPKVRLVTERMVVRLAYERDSYRLADYYSENKEFLKPWEPTRDSSHFNPSSWNNRLHLMTELHRQGNAYHFLLLDNQENEVIGVANFSNVLRGAFHACYLGYSLGEKWQGKGLMYEALAHTIRYMQTHQGMHRIMANYMPHNLRSGNLLARLGFEREGYAKQYLQIDGQWRDHVLTALTNENWKQIKP comes from the coding sequence ATGTTTGGTTATCGAACAAATGAGCCAAAAGTACGTCTTGTGACAGAAAGAATGGTTGTACGTTTAGCGTATGAGCGTGATAGCTATCGGTTAGCGGATTATTACAGCGAAAATAAAGAGTTTTTAAAACCATGGGAGCCGACTCGCGATAGCTCACATTTCAATCCATCAAGTTGGAACAATCGTTTACACCTAATGACCGAATTGCATCGTCAGGGTAATGCCTATCATTTTTTATTATTAGATAATCAAGAAAATGAAGTGATCGGTGTTGCTAACTTTAGTAATGTGCTGCGTGGCGCTTTTCATGCATGCTATTTAGGCTACTCGTTAGGTGAAAAATGGCAAGGGAAGGGATTGATGTATGAGGCTCTTGCTCACACTATCCGTTATATGCAAACACATCAAGGCATGCACCGGATTATGGCGAACTATATGCCACATAACCTGCGTAGTGGCAATCTATTAGCACGTCTTGGTTTTGAACGAGAAGGTTATGCAAAACAATATTTGCAAATTGATGGTCAATGGCGTGATCATGTTTTAACAGCACTTACCAATGAAAATTGGAAACAAATAAAACCTTGA
- the murJ gene encoding murein biosynthesis integral membrane protein MurJ — MNLLKSLAAISSMTMMSRVLGFIRDAIIARVFGAGAAADAFFVAFKLPNLLRRIFAEGAFSQAFVPVLAEYKNQQGDEATRTFVAYISGMLTLALAIVTVLGMIAAPWIIYVTAPGFTTDADKFALTTDLLRVTFPYIFLISLASLAGAILNTWNRFSVPAFAPTLLNVSMIFFAAFAAPYFDPPVMSLAWAVIVGGVLQLVYQLPHLKKIGMLVLPRISFRDSGVWRVMKMMGPAIIGVSVSQISLIINTIFASFLQSGSVSWMYYADRLMELPSGVLGVALGTILLPSLSKSFTSGNHQEYRHLMDWGLRLCLLLALPCAIGLAILSEALTVSLFQYDKFTAHDSLMTQYALMAYCVGLTGMILVKILAPGFYSRQDIRTPVKIAIVTLILTQLMNLAFIGPMKHAGLALSIGLAACFNAGVLYWQLRKQEIFKPLAGWKVFIFKLIVALIVMAAVLFGVLQFMPEWQDGNMAMRMLRLMFVVIIGAGSYFAALFALGFRPRDFKKHSI; from the coding sequence ATGAATTTATTAAAATCATTAGCAGCGATAAGCTCCATGACGATGATGTCTCGAGTGCTTGGGTTTATCCGTGATGCTATCATTGCTCGAGTATTTGGGGCTGGAGCCGCGGCAGATGCTTTTTTTGTTGCATTCAAACTGCCCAATCTGTTGCGCCGAATTTTTGCCGAGGGCGCATTTTCACAAGCATTTGTGCCAGTATTAGCGGAATATAAGAATCAACAAGGCGATGAAGCAACCCGTACTTTTGTTGCTTATATTTCTGGAATGCTGACATTGGCTTTAGCCATTGTGACTGTCCTTGGGATGATCGCCGCACCATGGATAATCTATGTCACTGCACCCGGTTTTACCACAGATGCCGATAAATTTGCGTTAACCACCGATCTCTTACGTGTTACTTTCCCCTATATTTTCTTGATCTCATTAGCATCACTGGCAGGGGCAATATTGAACACTTGGAACCGCTTCTCGGTCCCCGCGTTTGCCCCGACCCTTCTGAACGTGAGTATGATTTTCTTTGCTGCATTTGCTGCCCCTTATTTTGATCCGCCAGTGATGTCATTGGCTTGGGCGGTTATTGTGGGAGGGGTTTTACAGCTGGTCTATCAGCTCCCTCATTTGAAAAAAATCGGTATGCTTGTCCTCCCGCGGATCTCTTTTCGTGATAGTGGGGTTTGGCGAGTGATGAAAATGATGGGGCCAGCTATTATTGGGGTGTCGGTCAGTCAAATTTCTTTGATTATCAATACGATCTTCGCATCATTCTTGCAGTCAGGTTCCGTATCTTGGATGTATTACGCCGATAGGTTGATGGAATTACCTTCCGGTGTTCTTGGGGTTGCGTTAGGGACTATTTTATTGCCATCACTATCAAAAAGTTTTACGAGTGGCAATCATCAAGAATACCGTCATTTAATGGACTGGGGGCTACGCCTTTGCTTATTGTTAGCCTTACCTTGCGCCATTGGATTAGCTATTTTGTCAGAAGCATTAACCGTGTCCTTATTCCAATATGATAAGTTTACGGCGCATGACTCGTTGATGACACAATATGCATTGATGGCATATTGTGTAGGGCTTACCGGCATGATTTTAGTGAAAATTTTAGCACCGGGTTTTTATTCTCGTCAGGATATTAGAACGCCAGTTAAAATCGCTATTGTTACGTTAATCTTAACGCAATTAATGAATTTAGCCTTTATTGGGCCAATGAAGCATGCAGGTTTAGCGCTGTCAATTGGTTTGGCGGCCTGTTTTAATGCTGGGGTTCTGTATTGGCAGTTACGCAAACAAGAAATTTTCAAACCACTTGCAGGTTGGAAAGTCTTTATTTTTAAACTCATCGTCGCACTTATTGTCATGGCAGCGGTTCTGTTTGGTGTATTGCAGTTTATGCCAGAATGGCAAGACGGGAATATGGCCATGCGCATGTTGCGTTTAATGTTTGTCGTGATTATCGGTGCGGGGAGTTATTTTGCGGCTCTGTTTGCTTTAGGCTTCCGCCCAAGGGATTTTAAAAAGCACAGCATTTAA
- a CDS encoding lipoprotein — MKQFILAAMIGCLTILTGCSQITEFSISENTLNQYLATKVKYNHKVGISGVADADIQLANLKSEIGRSEPGKVALTGDATVNLDTLLGKTEAKIALTLTARPYFDVKTGSIYLKELNISQYQVTPENMDTAIAAVIPYLNSSLETFFETQPVYVLNPDNGAAEATAKKLAKGLEIKPGKLIIPLVE; from the coding sequence ATGAAACAATTTATCTTGGCGGCAATGATTGGCTGTTTGACGATACTGACTGGCTGTAGTCAAATCACTGAATTTTCTATCAGTGAAAACACACTTAACCAATATCTTGCGACAAAAGTTAAATATAACCATAAAGTCGGTATTTCCGGTGTGGCTGATGCAGATATTCAATTAGCTAACTTGAAATCAGAAATTGGTCGTAGTGAGCCCGGAAAAGTAGCATTAACAGGTGATGCAACCGTCAACTTAGACACTTTATTAGGTAAAACAGAGGCTAAAATTGCATTAACATTGACAGCCCGTCCCTATTTTGATGTAAAAACAGGGTCAATTTACTTAAAAGAACTCAATATTAGCCAATACCAAGTGACCCCAGAAAATATGGATACCGCTATCGCCGCTGTCATCCCTTATTTAAATAGTTCACTGGAAACTTTTTTTGAAACACAACCCGTTTATGTGTTAAATCCTGACAATGGTGCAGCTGAAGCAACCGCGAAAAAACTCGCTAAAGGGTTAGAAATTAAACCTGGGAAGTTAATTATTCCTTTAGTCGAGTGA